In the Rhodoferax fermentans genome, CCGCCGCCCGCGACGCCCTGATGGCACGCCTGACCCTGCGCGAATCCCAGGTGCTGGAACGCATTGTGGCGGGCCGTTTAAATAAGCAGATCGCCGACGACCTGGGCATCAGCATCAAGACGGTGGAGGCGCACCGCGCCAACATCATGGAAAAGCTCAACGCCAACACCGTGGCCGACCTGCTGAAAGTGGCCCTGGGACCCAATGCGGTCAAAGCCTGAGCCAAAACCTGCTTCTTTTGCGCTATTTTTAGAATAGCTATCAACGCCCGCCCCGTAAGGATTAGCGGGCTTTTTTTATGATGGATTTGCGATGAACACACCCACCCCCAGCGCCCAACTCATTGACGGCGTGGCACTGTCCAAACAATTGCGCCTGGATGTGACCGAGCGCGCCCGCGCCCTCAAGGCCCGTGGCATCACCCCCGGCCTGGCGGTGATCCTGGTCGGTGACAACCCGGCCAGCCAGGTCTATGTGCGCAACAAGGTCAAGGGTTGTGAAGACTGCGGTTTTCACTCGGTGCTCGAAAAATACGAGGCCAGCCTCAGTGAAGTCGAGTTGCTGGCCCACATTGCCCGGCTCAATGCCGACCCGAGCATCCACGGCATCCTGGTGCAGCTGCCGGTGCCCAAACACATCGACGCCAGCAAGGTGATCGAGGCGATTTCGCCCCTCAAGGATGTCGATGGTTTCCACATCGCCAGCGCCGGTGCGTTGATGACCGGTATGCCGGGTTTCTGGCCCTGCACCCCTTATGGCTGCATGAAGATGCTGGAGTCCATTGGTTACGACCTGCGTGGCAAACACGCGGTGGTGATTGGCCGCTCCAACATCGTGGGCAAACCCATGGCCATGATGCTGCTGCAGAAAAACGCCACCGTCACCATCTGCCACAGTGCCACGGCTGATCTCAAGGCCATGACGCTGCAGGCCGATGTGATCGTGGCGGCGGTGGGCAAACGCAATGTATTGACCGCCGACATGGTCAAACCCGGTGCGGTGGTGCTCGATGTGGGCATGAACCGCAACGATGAGGGCAAGCTTTGCGGTGATGTTGATTTTGATGGCGTGCGCCAGGTCGCAGGCTTCATTACCCCGGTACCGGGTGGTGTTGGCCCGATGACCATTACCATGTTGCTGGTCAACACCCTTGAAGCCGCCGAACGCAGCACCATCTGAACACCATGACCAATCCCCTACTCTCTTTTGACGACCTGCCCGCGTTTGACCAGATTCGCCCGGAGCATATCGAACCGGCGCTCGAACAAC is a window encoding:
- the folD gene encoding bifunctional methylenetetrahydrofolate dehydrogenase/methenyltetrahydrofolate cyclohydrolase FolD — its product is MNTPTPSAQLIDGVALSKQLRLDVTERARALKARGITPGLAVILVGDNPASQVYVRNKVKGCEDCGFHSVLEKYEASLSEVELLAHIARLNADPSIHGILVQLPVPKHIDASKVIEAISPLKDVDGFHIASAGALMTGMPGFWPCTPYGCMKMLESIGYDLRGKHAVVIGRSNIVGKPMAMMLLQKNATVTICHSATADLKAMTLQADVIVAAVGKRNVLTADMVKPGAVVLDVGMNRNDEGKLCGDVDFDGVRQVAGFITPVPGGVGPMTITMLLVNTLEAAERSTI